The nucleotide sequence ACTTAGGATCACCATCGAAGCGATTCGTCCAAAAACGAATCGTGCGTCGAGTTGTGCAAGCATGGATCTAGCGGTGGGCGGGGTGGGGCGGGACGCCTTTTCAGGCGGCAACCAGCCGATCATCGCATCACACCACCATCGATGGCATTGATTGTGAATGTCGGCTGCCTGTGATAGGCCGATACAAGGTCGGTGTATCGGCGGTTTCCCACTGTGCGCCTTCGCCTGCGGCCATGCAATCGATGGACGGCCGCGCCGCGTAGAATGCGACAAAAGAGATCATCGCAGTTGATGGCGAATTGCCAGGACGGCTTGTCCCGGCGGAAGCGTCGAACCGGCCGGCGGGCCGTCGGGTTCGACGCGTCAAAAGCATCCGGCTGCCAAACCAGAATGCCGGCGACTTAGGCGGCCCGCCGCGTGACTTCAGCGTCGTGCAGGGCAACGATCGATGCGTCCAGGCTGCCGGTGTGTTGGACCAGTTCGCGAATGGACGTCGCCAAACGTTCAGTCGGCTCGAATCCCATATCCGTCAACAATTCTTGCAATTCATCCACGGACATGGCCAGGACAAGTTCTTCAGGCGTGGAAGCCGACTCGGACATTTCGATTCTCGTTGACTCGTGGCGACGGAGGACTCGTCGGCCGATTTGGGATCGGCCGACTGTGACATCCATCGATCCAAAACGAGTGTGAACTTGAAACGAATATCCGGGTTCCACCGGGACGGCGGGACACAGCCAACGCTGCCCAAGCGGTTTCCCGAAACCTGGCTATTCTTGGAATCGGTATCCGACGCCGCGGACCGTCTCGATCAGGTCGGCGGCCGCCCCCATCTTCTTCCGCAATGCACGCACGTGGACGTCGATGGTGCGTTCCAGAACCATCGTGTCTTCACCCAATGCGGCGTCGACCAATTCTCCGCGGCCGAACGCGCGTCCCGGCTGTCGGATCAGTGTGTCCAGCAATCGAAACTCGCTGCGGGTCAGCTTCAGCGGTTCGTTTTGGAACGTCACGACGAAACGACGTCGATCCACCGTGACGCCTTTGTGGGTGACCGAATCGTGGTCGTCGACGATCGGTTCGCGACGACGCAGCAGCGCCTTCAAACGCTGCAGCAGGACTTTGTAGCTCTCGACCGGTTTCACGACGTAGTCGTCGGCGCCCACGGCAAATCCGACCACCTGATCGGATTCTTCACCCAATGCACTGAGCATCAGGATCAACGTGCCGCGGGTTTTCGTGTTGGCACGCAGCTGCTTGCAAACTTCGACGCCGCTTAACACCGGCAGATCGACATCCAAGAAAACGACGTCGGGCAACAACAAACTGGCCTGTTCCAAGGCTTCGCGGCCGTCGGCGGCGCGGTGCACTTCGTAACCGGCCCGCTGCAGTTGGTATTCCAGAGTTTCGGCAAGAGGTTGGTAGTCTTCGACCACCAGGACCTTGATTTCAGACATGGGGCTTTGGAGTCGCTTTGTCGGCAGCGGGGACGTGGTCACCATCATGATTTCCAACCTCAGTTTGGCTTCCGCAGGATTGCGGCGGCGTGAATTCGCCTCGGTAAACGAACGGCAGCGTCATATTGGTTGAAAAGTTGTTCTTTCGCACCTGCTGGAACGATTTGGAAACGGTGAATATTCAGTGAATTCCAGGCCCGCGGCACCAGTGGCTACGCGACCACCCCTCGGGCCTTGATGGTCGGTGTTGCGCCCCGTTGTGTTTCGCACCGGTAACCTTGCTCGGCCGGCAACGCGACGGCAAAGCGTGACCCAACGCCCGGCCGACTTTCCACACGAATGTCGCCACCGAGTGCCGCGATCAAGTTCTTGACGATGGACAGCCCCAACCCCGTTCCACCGCCAGCGACTTCGCGAGTCTTTTCGACCCGATAAAACCGTTCAAAAATGCGATTCAGCTCCTCCGGTTCGATCCCGACGCCGGTGTCATCGACCACGAACCAGCTGACCGGGCCTTCGCCACGGACGTCGACGACGACACGGCCACCGTCGTGAGTGTAACGAACCGCGTTACCGATCAAGTTGTTGGCGATCGTCAGCGTTGCCTCGCGGTCAACATACGCTCGGATCGCGGGGTCCAGTTTGGCCACCTGAAGGTCGATATTCTTGGCCGCAGCGACCGGTCGATAGGTTTTGACCGCTTCGGTGACGACCTCGGCCAAACTGATCGACGCGCACCGTAGATTCTGCTGACCCGACTGTGCCCGAGCCAGCTGCATCATGCCGGCGACCAGCCGTTCCAGCCGCAAACACTGTTCACGAATCTGGCTCATGAAGTGAACCGCGGCATCCGGGTCGTCCTCCAACGCCAGTTCCACCGTCTCGGCGTATCCCTTGATTGCGGCCAGCGGCGTTTTCAATTCGTGCGACACGTTGGCGATGAATTCGCGTCGCACCGATTCCAATCGCCTGGCTTCGGATTCGTCGTGAATCGCTAACAACAGATTGCCTTCACCGCCGGATTCAATGGCACCAACGCTGATCGACACCGGCCGCACCCGTCCCACCTGGCTGACGTCAATATTGACGCGTTTGGACAATTCGCCGGCAAACACCTGTTCGACTGCCGAAACCATCTCGGGCAATCTGGCGATCGCCCGCAGGTCACGCCCCAAGTGATGGTCCTCGGCCCGCAACCCCAGCAATTGCTTGGCCATCGGGTTCATTAACAAGATGGTCCAGTCCTTGTCGATCACCACCACGCCGTCGGACATCTGGGCCAACACCATGGCGTTTTGGCGCGACTGGGCGTGCAGACTTTCGAATCGCTCTTTCCAGCTGTCGTTTTCTCTGGCCAGTTTGTCGACCTGTGATTCGACTTCGTCGCTGCGGATTCGCAAAAACTTGGCCAACAACGCCGCGTAGACCAGACAACCGACGCCGATCGCGGGTAACAGCAGCCAATACGACTTCAGCAACACCACCGACGCGACCAACCACACGACCAGCCCCGCCAAAAATGCCGATGGCATGTGGCGTCGCGAACGGGTGATCGATTTGGCGATGGCTCGGCGCATGACCCAACTGTCGATGGACGTTGCCCCCTAGGGCGCGTCACGGAAAAAGCAAAAGTCGACGAATCGAACCCAGGATAACTCGACCGCTGTGATCCATCGTCGCTGGTCGTTTGACCGCGATGTGATCGGCTACGGCTGAGCTCGGCGGATGCGGTGTTCGGTGAACGCGGTTTTCCGCCGACCACTCGGTGGTCATTGCCCCGCCCAGCGTCACCTTGCCAGCGTCACAGCCATCCTATTGATTGGCGGTGACGCCCTCAAAAGCGTTTCGTTCGATTCGAACGCTCCCTAGACATCTTGCGCGGCCGGTTGGGTCAAGACATCTTCATCGTTTCTTTGCGAGCGGCGCTCACGATAGCTCTTCCAACGCTGTTTGATCCATTCAAACAACACAATCTGACGGTCACGCCGAAGGTGACCGTGACGATCCGCCTGGATGATCTCCGACGTATCGACGTCCATCGCGGTCAAGTATCCGCCGCCAAAACAATACGTGTCCAAACAAATGATATGCCCCAAGTCCAGCACATTGCCGTGGGGCTGGGGCGTGTGTCCGACATACACCCGTTTGCCGCTGTGATGCGGCGGCGGAACGTTGGTCAAGTGGTTCCAATACATGACCGCGTCGTCGGTCATCGCCGGCGAGACATCATGCTCATATCCGGCGTGCACAAAAATCCGATCCGCGGTCTCGTAGAAAGGACGCAGTTGTTGGAAAAACTGGACGTGAGCCGACGGGACTCGGCTGAGCGAACCACCGTAACTGGCAAGCGTCGACTTACCGCCACTGGCCAACCACACCGCCGGATCGCAACCGCCACACAGCACCCCCAGCATCATGATCTCGTGATTGCCCCGAAGCGTGACGACGCGACAGCGGTTCTGCAGTTCCAGGATCTGATCGACAACGTCACGGCTGTTGGGACCACGGTCAACGTAGTCCCCCAGAAAAACGATTTCGTCATCCGACGTTGGATCAATGGATTCGATCAAGGTGCGCAGCGCCTTACCGCATCCATGAATATCGCCGATCACCAAACGTCGCATGGGCTAATTCACCGTGGGCGAAACGGACTGCATCCCGGGCACGGTATCGCCGAAGACCTCGTTGCCACAGCGGCAAACGCATTGCCGCCACAACTGGTCCGGCGGACCGAACACCAGATCCGACGTCGCGTCACAGTACAACCAACCGCCGGCCTGAAATTCCAAGTCCAATTGTTGCGGCCCCCAACCGCTGTAGTCCGCAACAAATCGCACGCGGACATCCAAACGCCGGTACAGAATTCTCAAGTGGTCTTCGTCCCCCGTAATCCATGCCGGTGGGTTGCCCAGTTCAATGGACATCGATCCCCATGGTTCGGCCGGGTTGTCGTGGACGACGCATTGTCCCGACGGGTCATCGCCGACCTGGCCGACCGGATCGCCGACGCCCGCCAAATCGTGCAGGGCCAGCAGCGGTCCTTGGACCGGACCGCCGACGTAAATGAAATCGTCGTCTCGGCTCGGTCCCTTTTGAGAACTCATTTGGATCAGATCGCCGAATTTGCGATCCGTCGGACGATCCAAGGCCAATCCGAACGCCCCCTGCGGATCGTGCCGCAGGATGAACACGACGCTGCGCAGAAAATTCCCGTCGGACAGGTGCGGCGACGCGACCAAAAACTTTCCGGTCAAATCGATCGACATGGCGAAATAGCTTTCCCTCGGGCGTTAGCGACGGAAACCACGGTGCGGTGGAATCAGCCTTGCATGTCGTCTTTCCAAAGACAGCCCGCCCAAGACAATCCGACACCGAAACCTACCAGCATGTTAACCGACGCCGAAGTGGGTGCGACCTTCTTTCGTTGACGATCGATCAAGATCGGCAACGTGCACGACACCGTATTGCCGATGTCGGCCATGTCGATCGGCAACCGCTCGGTGCTGATTTGCATCCGCTGACGCAACTGATCCAGCATTTTCCAGGTCGCCTGGTGCATCAAGTAGCGATCGACGTCGGCGTCGGTCAGGCCGCTTTCTTCCAAAATTTCCCGGCACAACCTGGGAATCGCTTCGACGGTGAAATTGATCAGGCTGGGGCCGTCCATATAAAGCCGACTCTTCCAGCGTTTTCGGTGACGCGGCCGGATCGCATCTTCGGCAGGACGCGCCCCGCCGTCACCGACCAACAGCATGTCACCGCCGCTGCCGTCACTGCCAAACTTAAAACCCCACAGCGTTTTTTCTTCGGCCCCGGTGACCATTGTGGCGGCCGCCGCGTCACCAAAAATGGTCCGCAGGCTTCGGTCGTCCGCGTCGATGTACTTGCTGTACGTTTCCGCAGTGATCAACAAAACATTGCGTGCCGCGCCGCTTTGGATCAACCCATCGGCCATCGCCAGCCCGTAGACGTACCCGCTGCAGCCCAGATTGAAATCCAACGCACCACACTTCGTCGGCAACCCCAAGCGATCCTGCAACAGACAACTGGTCGTCGGCAGGGGATAGTCCGGCGTCTGGGTACAGAACAACAGAAAATCGACGTCGGCCGGATCAATCGACTGCTCGGCAAACAATCGCTCGGCCGCCGCCACGGCCAAATCCGAAGCGGTTTCCCCGTCGGCCGCGATGTGCCGCTGGTGGATGCCCGTCTTTTCAGCGATCAGCGGCAAATCCCAACGCGGGAACATCTGCTGCAATTCATCGTTGGTCTCCACCCGTTCGGGAAGATGCACAGCGATGGGACCAAGCTTGGCGTAGGGCACTGGATCGGTTGACCGTCAAAGGAACCCCGCGGCGGCAAAGTGCCCCGGGTCGCCCGCATCGTGGAAGCCCCCCGTGGAAACCGAAACGATCGAGCCCCCGGTGACCGGGCATCCGCCCGCGTCCGGGAAACGACCCGATCGACGACCGCCAAGAAGGCCACCGGATGATGCGGACAGATCGACTGCGGACGCATTCCGGACAACAAAAAAAAGGCATCCCGAAGGATGCCTTGTCGTCGAGAGCGGCTGATCGGATTCGAACCGACGACAATCACGTTGGCAACGTGATGCTCTGCCAACTGAGCTACAGCCGCGATGCAGGGAAGAAATATAAACGTCCGGCGAAGACTCGCAAGTCCAGTCTGGGATGAATTTACCCGCTTGTTAAAAAAACATGGTTCTCGGTAGACTTCGGGACTTACCCCATCGAATTGCCGGGGCCAAACCGTCACGCTGAACGTTTTGTTAACGTCGGTCGCGACCGCTGTCCCCCATCAATCGAATCTGATTCCCATTCACATTCCGCTCGCCCCGAGGCCACTCGCAGGATGTCCACCGACGTTGAAACCGCCGCCGACAACGAAAAGAAACCGATTCAGTTGGACGTCAGCGTTGAAAGCCCGCAAGCTTGTCTTCGCCAAGTGGTTGTAAAAATCCCCCAGTCCGAAGTCGAACGCTACCGTGAAGATGCGTTCAGCGAACTGGTCCCCGAAGCTCAAGTGCCCGGCTTCCGCGCCGGCCGCGCCCCACGCAAGCTGGTCGAAAAACAGTTCAAGGATCGCATCGGCGATCAGGTCAAAGGCGCCTTGCTGATGGACAGCTTGGCCCAGGTGACCGAACAACAGGAATTTTCGGCCATCAGTGAACCAGACTTTGATTACGAATCGATCGAATTGCCCGATTCGGGCGATTTTGTCTATCAGTTCAGCATCGAAGTCCGCCCCGATTTCGACACTCCCAAGTGGGAAGGCCTGGAACTGACCAAGCCCGTCGAAGACATCGGAGAAGCCGATATCGACGAAGCTTTGGAACGTGTTCTGTCGCGTTACGGCAAGTCGGAAGCCACCGATGAGCCTGCCGAAATGGGTGACACGCTGTTGTTGACCGCGACGTTCAAAGACGGCGACAACGTGCTGTCGACCATGGACGAAGAACGAATCAAACTGCAGGGCACCCTCAGTTTGTCTGATGCGATGGCCCCCAAATTCGGTGAAACGATGCTGGGCATCAAGGAAGGCGAATCACGAGACGTGGAAGTCGTCCTTAGCGATGGCCTGGAAGACGAAGACCTGAAGGGCAAGACCGTGACCGCGACCTTCGTGGCCGTGGAAGTCTACAAAGTTCAAATGCCCGAACTGACCCCAACTTTCTTGGAAGAACTGGGCGATTTCGAAAGCGAAGACGAACTGCGTTCCTTCGTCAAAGACTCCTTGACCCGCCAAGCCGACTATCGCACCCAACAGGCGGTGCGTGGCGAAGTGGTCGAAAAACTGACCGGTTCGGCGGAATTCGAATTGCCGCCGAATCTGGTGAAGCGTCAAACCGCTCGCGAACTGGAACGAAAGATCCTGGAATTGCGACGTAGCGGTTTCGCCGAAGACGACATTCGACGCTTCGTCAACGCGACCCGCCAAAACGCCCAGGCGTCCACCGAAGCCGCCCTGCGTGAACACTTCATCCTGGAACAAATCGCCGAAGAACAAGAGATCGATGCCGACGCCGGCGACTTCGACCAAGAAGTCGCCCTGATCGCCCAACAAAGCGACCAGCCCGAACGTCGCGTGCGTGCTCGTCTGGAAAAATCAGGCCAGATGGATGCGCTTCGCAACCAAATCGTCGAACGCAAAGTGATCGAACTGATCGTCGAAAAGGCCAAAGTCACCGAAGAAAAAGTCGACTCGCCCAAGGGTGAATCCGACGACTCCTTCGCCGTGTATCACAGCGTGATCGCATCGGCCGACGAAGAAGCGATTCCCGAAGCCCAGTACGAAGACAACACGCCCAAGGGTGTCGACGATTCGAAGCTGCCCGACGCCTAATCGCGCCGCCTGGCCGCTCGATGACCTGATTCCCCTCGGGCCGAATCACATCTTGCACTGTCGCCGCCGGCGGCAGTGCTTTTTTTGTGCGAAATGGGTTTGATGTGTGTGACCAGGATGGTGAAACAACCGCAGGATCAATTCTGTGTCGAACTTCGTTGACCCTGCCGCGTGACGATCGGCACGTAACCAATTTCCAAGCCCTTCGGTGGCGTCACAACCAACGCCCCGTCGATCGCTGCCAGATCCCCCGATTTCTGCGGCGGCAAATAATCGCGATCGGGGGTCCAGTTTTGGTGCAGCATTTCGATCCGGCGCTGCACCAGTTGCCGCTGTGCTTCGGTCAGGTCGGCATTCAACATCGCCGGCTGATCGGCAAAGCGATACCAGTAATAGGTCACCTCGCTGCCGTCACCCGGATACGCAAGGAACGGTCCGGCGACTGGTCCGGGACGCTTCCATTCGGACTCCGGTTGTTCGGGCGTTTGATAGGCCTCCGTTTCAGGTCGCTCAAATGGCTCGAAACGAACGGTTCTTAGCCCCGTGTCCGACGGAACCTCCGATGCCGCTATCGCCACCCAACGTTTCTTTCCGGCTTCTGCTTCATCCAGACGAAAGAAATCGGGCAAGGTCGTCAGCCCTTGATCCGGTTTCGATGCCGCCTTCCAGCGATAGCCAAACGTATCACGTTCAAACGCGGACGGCTGTGCGATCGAATTCCAATCGACCAACGCTCGGTCTTCTTTGGCCGTATCGCCGTCATAGATGCGCCAAGTGGCCGCGCCCTTGCCGGTGAAGTTATGGACCACGGATGCGTCGGGATCGATCGATCCGTCTGTCACTTCGCCGCCGTCAAACCATCGCCGAACCTCGTCCCACAAAGCCGATGACCGATAGGATCGAATTTGCTGAACGACGCGCGTTGAACCGTCGCCGGACACCGGATAGCGAACCGGTGCGACGCGAGCATACGTCTGACCGTCCTCGGATGTGCCGATCTTCGCCGGTACGTATTGGGTTTCCATCTGCAACGCACGGTTGGGATTCACGGCAGCGGAATCCAACAACTTGCCCTCCAGCTCCGGTTTTTCGGTCAGCACTTGGGTCCAAAAATAAGGTGCAAAAAATGCGACCGGTCCTTTGAAATTCTCGGCCGACAGAAATAGCGTCCAGCAACGATTACCCGTCGCGACCGGTTTGCCGGCGGTCGTTTCCTTCTGCGGCGTCAACGGCAAAGGCAAATAGCCATAGCCGAACCATTCACCGCGAGTCCCCTGGGCCAGATTCAATCCATCGGGCGGCCACAACAGACGATTGCTCAGTTGAACCACGCCGTACTTGCCTTTGGGCTCGTCCCAATCACGGCCCTTTCCGGCGCCCGGACCGTTGGCCCAGCGTCGAAAGTTTAGATCAACGCCGCCCATGATGAACTTCGGTGTGGCGGTGGCAAAACGGGTGTCACGCCACCATCCCAAGCCACCCTCGATATCCGTATAGACGCCGGCTTGCAGCGGACGCGGAACCGGCGGGTCAAAGACGGGAAACATCCATGTACCGAACAATCCGGTTTGAAACCGTCGCCCCGGGTAGTGTTCCAACAGCGGCCAAGCCGACACGTACACCGAAAACCCCGAATCGTATTCACCGGGGACCCTATCATTGGGCGCAAGCAAATAGCCCGCCATCACCGCGTCGTTTACCGGCGTCTGCGCCCCCGCCCCAGACGCCATCAACACCAACAAAAACCAAGCACGCATCACACACTCCAACAAAGGGGACGGGGGTCTTTTCTCACTCGGCCGGCTTGATCCGATACAGAAAACGGTCGCTGCGAAGCAAGACGCTGCCATCGGCCAACAGCACCGGGGACGCGGCGAACAGGGAATCGTCGCCCAAGTCGGTGTGCGACAAGAGTTCATATTCGGGTCGGGCAGCCAGCACGAATATTCCGTTCTCACGACTGACGTAATACAAACGGCCATTTGCCAACAGCGGCGTGGCATAGATCTCTTTGGACGACGGGCGAAAACGCTGTTCGTAAACCACTTCGCCGGTTCCAGCGTTCACGCAGTAGGCGATTCCCCCCTTGTCTTTGGCCCA is from Crateriforma conspicua and encodes:
- a CDS encoding YqgE/AlgH family protein; amino-acid sequence: MSIDLTGKFLVASPHLSDGNFLRSVVFILRHDPQGAFGLALDRPTDRKFGDLIQMSSQKGPSRDDDFIYVGGPVQGPLLALHDLAGVGDPVGQVGDDPSGQCVVHDNPAEPWGSMSIELGNPPAWITGDEDHLRILYRRLDVRVRFVADYSGWGPQQLDLEFQAGGWLYCDATSDLVFGPPDQLWRQCVCRCGNEVFGDTVPGMQSVSPTVN
- a CDS encoding sensor histidine kinase; translated protein: MRRAIAKSITRSRRHMPSAFLAGLVVWLVASVVLLKSYWLLLPAIGVGCLVYAALLAKFLRIRSDEVESQVDKLARENDSWKERFESLHAQSRQNAMVLAQMSDGVVVIDKDWTILLMNPMAKQLLGLRAEDHHLGRDLRAIARLPEMVSAVEQVFAGELSKRVNIDVSQVGRVRPVSISVGAIESGGEGNLLLAIHDESEARRLESVRREFIANVSHELKTPLAAIKGYAETVELALEDDPDAAVHFMSQIREQCLRLERLVAGMMQLARAQSGQQNLRCASISLAEVVTEAVKTYRPVAAAKNIDLQVAKLDPAIRAYVDREATLTIANNLIGNAVRYTHDGGRVVVDVRGEGPVSWFVVDDTGVGIEPEELNRIFERFYRVEKTREVAGGGTGLGLSIVKNLIAALGGDIRVESRPGVGSRFAVALPAEQGYRCETQRGATPTIKARGVVA
- a CDS encoding metallophosphoesterase family protein; this encodes MRRLVIGDIHGCGKALRTLIESIDPTSDDEIVFLGDYVDRGPNSRDVVDQILELQNRCRVVTLRGNHEIMMLGVLCGGCDPAVWLASGGKSTLASYGGSLSRVPSAHVQFFQQLRPFYETADRIFVHAGYEHDVSPAMTDDAVMYWNHLTNVPPPHHSGKRVYVGHTPQPHGNVLDLGHIICLDTYCFGGGYLTAMDVDTSEIIQADRHGHLRRDRQIVLFEWIKQRWKSYRERRSQRNDEDVLTQPAAQDV
- a CDS encoding ketoacyl-ACP synthase III; the encoded protein is MPYAKLGPIAVHLPERVETNDELQQMFPRWDLPLIAEKTGIHQRHIAADGETASDLAVAAAERLFAEQSIDPADVDFLLFCTQTPDYPLPTTSCLLQDRLGLPTKCGALDFNLGCSGYVYGLAMADGLIQSGAARNVLLITAETYSKYIDADDRSLRTIFGDAAAATMVTGAEEKTLWGFKFGSDGSGGDMLLVGDGGARPAEDAIRPRHRKRWKSRLYMDGPSLINFTVEAIPRLCREILEESGLTDADVDRYLMHQATWKMLDQLRQRMQISTERLPIDMADIGNTVSCTLPILIDRQRKKVAPTSASVNMLVGFGVGLSWAGCLWKDDMQG
- a CDS encoding response regulator transcription factor — protein: MSEIKVLVVEDYQPLAETLEYQLQRAGYEVHRAADGREALEQASLLLPDVVFLDVDLPVLSGVEVCKQLRANTKTRGTLILMLSALGEESDQVVGFAVGADDYVVKPVESYKVLLQRLKALLRRREPIVDDHDSVTHKGVTVDRRRFVVTFQNEPLKLTRSEFRLLDTLIRQPGRAFGRGELVDAALGEDTMVLERTIDVHVRALRKKMGAAADLIETVRGVGYRFQE
- the tig gene encoding trigger factor; amino-acid sequence: MSTDVETAADNEKKPIQLDVSVESPQACLRQVVVKIPQSEVERYREDAFSELVPEAQVPGFRAGRAPRKLVEKQFKDRIGDQVKGALLMDSLAQVTEQQEFSAISEPDFDYESIELPDSGDFVYQFSIEVRPDFDTPKWEGLELTKPVEDIGEADIDEALERVLSRYGKSEATDEPAEMGDTLLLTATFKDGDNVLSTMDEERIKLQGTLSLSDAMAPKFGETMLGIKEGESRDVEVVLSDGLEDEDLKGKTVTATFVAVEVYKVQMPELTPTFLEELGDFESEDELRSFVKDSLTRQADYRTQQAVRGEVVEKLTGSAEFELPPNLVKRQTARELERKILELRRSGFAEDDIRRFVNATRQNAQASTEAALREHFILEQIAEEQEIDADAGDFDQEVALIAQQSDQPERRVRARLEKSGQMDALRNQIVERKVIELIVEKAKVTEEKVDSPKGESDDSFAVYHSVIASADEEAIPEAQYEDNTPKGVDDSKLPDA